A window of Eubacteriaceae bacterium ES3 contains these coding sequences:
- a CDS encoding DUF3793 family protein, with translation MKNLETALIRHCAPTLAGFKTGSMINISFSCHKQLKYAINHINSQLYSKGVTLKLLRLTKRRALIYVYRKSKLIIDLNQPRIRDFLETLGYNTNNHESCLCFLKQRIRKSHGFPHEIGLFLSYPVEDVEGFIKNRGEKCKLCGYWKVYSNEDEARNLFEKYKKCSRKYEECFRNGITLKKLTVAA, from the coding sequence ATGAAAAATCTTGAAACAGCTTTAATTCGCCACTGCGCCCCTACATTGGCAGGTTTTAAAACAGGTAGTATGATCAATATTTCTTTCAGCTGCCATAAACAACTCAAATATGCTATAAATCATATTAATTCGCAACTCTATTCGAAAGGTGTCACTTTGAAGCTACTACGCCTCACAAAAAGGCGAGCCTTAATTTATGTCTATCGCAAAAGTAAACTTATTATTGATCTCAATCAGCCAAGAATACGAGATTTCCTGGAAACACTCGGTTATAATACCAATAATCATGAATCTTGTTTATGCTTTTTGAAACAGCGTATCAGAAAAAGCCATGGATTCCCCCATGAAATCGGTCTTTTTCTAAGCTATCCTGTCGAAGATGTTGAAGGATTTATTAAAAATCGCGGTGAAAAATGTAAACTATGCGGCTATTGGAAAGTCTATAGCAACGAAGATGAAGCAAGAAACCTTTTCGAGAAATATAAAAAGTGTTCAAGAAAATATGAAGAATGTTTCAGAAATGGTATTACTCTTAAAAAACTAACAGTCGCTGCATAA
- a CDS encoding uroporphyrinogen decarboxylase family protein has translation MNPFMKVAAERDYSKEWQEPGSFPWIFQRPKPPIETRPISVKDNYVRCVKGEKPYWMPAYFYEADIVWPDAMEEHPVPEVDGYDWWGVYWQMVETAGGMITKPGTRVINDFANWQNEVPWPDLSLVDFETDGLKIQKMQDPERAHIYECVEGLFERLHEMMPFEETLMAFYEEPEQLEAFFQKMTDYKIESCEKIFKYYGRVDGVLYHDDWGTQRAGFFSNEMFREQIMPATKRLFDYIKGEGKFIELHSCGKNIQYVPMMIEMGIDMWTPQLFINEPDFLYETYGTQLTFTIPLMLAPGWSEREIRNAVQGYVDRYGETGRVMCWIMTENNDQEAEAIARDELYHYSLDVYKTRFGL, from the coding sequence ATGAATCCTTTTATGAAAGTGGCAGCTGAACGCGATTATTCCAAAGAGTGGCAGGAACCAGGTAGTTTCCCATGGATTTTCCAACGGCCTAAACCGCCAATTGAAACCCGTCCAATCAGTGTCAAAGATAACTATGTGCGATGTGTGAAAGGCGAAAAACCTTATTGGATGCCAGCATATTTTTATGAAGCGGATATTGTCTGGCCTGATGCGATGGAAGAACATCCAGTACCGGAAGTTGATGGTTATGACTGGTGGGGTGTTTACTGGCAGATGGTAGAGACTGCCGGGGGAATGATTACCAAACCAGGGACTAGAGTCATTAATGATTTTGCCAATTGGCAAAATGAGGTGCCCTGGCCGGACTTATCGCTGGTTGATTTTGAGACTGATGGACTAAAAATTCAAAAAATGCAGGATCCAGAGCGGGCGCATATTTACGAATGTGTGGAAGGGTTATTTGAAAGGCTTCACGAAATGATGCCATTTGAAGAAACACTAATGGCATTTTATGAAGAACCGGAACAACTGGAAGCCTTTTTCCAGAAAATGACAGACTATAAGATTGAATCCTGTGAAAAGATTTTTAAATATTATGGCCGAGTCGATGGTGTATTATATCATGATGATTGGGGAACGCAGCGCGCTGGCTTTTTCTCAAATGAAATGTTTAGAGAACAGATTATGCCAGCAACAAAACGTCTGTTTGACTATATCAAAGGTGAAGGAAAATTTATTGAACTGCATTCGTGTGGTAAAAATATTCAGTATGTTCCGATGATGATTGAAATGGGTATTGATATGTGGACGCCCCAGCTGTTTATAAATGAACCTGATTTTCTTTATGAAACGTATGGGACCCAGTTGACATTTACTATTCCGCTCATGCTTGCACCAGGATGGAGCGAAAGAGAAATTAGAAACGCTGTCCAGGGGTATGTAGATCGTTATGGCGAAACCGGACGGGTTATGTGCTGGATTATGACCGAAAACAACGATCAGGAAGCTGAAGCGATTGCCCGTGATGAGTTGTATCATTATTCTTTAGATGTATATAAAACTCGATTTGGTTTATAG
- a CDS encoding helix-turn-helix domain-containing protein, whose product MEHLTIWNNDLKEMLHSGKDLETFFSHLSDLINMPYFLFDDNNQIRLSSKKNNLLEYKDTHLHKRVSELLEDPEYRAMISHKDVYLFPQKPFKERFLCFNIFDKSNLTLRLLLQITDSPDAPSPGLVQLFRIFSQSLEKAFNVPSGISVRRHQDDQLHLLINKLLYETGSYNSETVCQILNPFYWKPDHLYQLVCLQFFEGSTWDTSISYVCNQLEASFPHSCAVRFDNDILLINNLTLTEPNANKNFLSHLSPLIRDYTCKAGISDSFNSLLHLKSYHKQALKALHIGHKLHPDFWCYQFSDFKLSYLRHKLTEDFSAEMLMPPGFQTLLISDFKNHSEYVKTLSAYLEKGNNISAAAESLFIHRTTFIRRLERIEKLSGLNLADPRTIFWIGLSLFILEEKT is encoded by the coding sequence ATGGAACATCTAACCATTTGGAACAATGATTTAAAAGAAATGCTGCACTCTGGAAAAGATTTAGAAACATTTTTTTCCCATCTCTCTGATCTAATCAATATGCCATATTTCCTGTTTGATGATAATAATCAAATCCGTTTAAGCAGTAAAAAAAATAATCTGCTCGAATACAAGGATACACATCTTCACAAACGGGTTTCGGAACTTCTCGAAGATCCCGAATACAGAGCAATGATTAGCCATAAAGACGTCTATCTCTTTCCGCAAAAACCATTTAAGGAACGCTTTCTTTGTTTTAATATTTTTGACAAATCAAATCTTACCTTGCGACTTCTACTGCAGATAACAGATTCACCTGATGCCCCATCACCCGGTTTAGTCCAACTTTTTAGAATCTTTTCGCAATCTTTAGAAAAAGCTTTTAATGTGCCTTCTGGCATCTCTGTCAGACGCCATCAGGATGATCAATTACACCTGCTAATCAATAAACTGTTATATGAAACTGGTTCATATAACAGTGAAACCGTTTGTCAAATCTTAAATCCTTTTTACTGGAAACCCGATCATCTATATCAACTGGTATGCCTGCAATTTTTTGAAGGCTCAACATGGGATACCTCGATTTCTTACGTCTGCAATCAGCTTGAAGCATCCTTTCCCCACTCCTGTGCAGTGCGATTTGACAATGATATCCTCTTGATCAATAATCTGACCCTAACAGAACCAAATGCCAATAAAAACTTCCTATCGCATTTAAGTCCCTTGATACGGGATTATACCTGCAAGGCAGGGATAAGTGATTCATTTAATTCTTTACTACACTTAAAGAGCTATCATAAGCAAGCCCTTAAGGCACTCCATATTGGCCATAAACTTCATCCTGACTTTTGGTGTTATCAATTCTCAGATTTTAAATTATCATATTTACGCCATAAACTGACGGAAGATTTCTCGGCTGAGATGTTAATGCCTCCAGGTTTTCAAACGCTTTTAATTTCCGATTTTAAAAATCATTCAGAATATGTAAAAACTCTGTCTGCGTATCTTGAAAAAGGCAATAATATTTCTGCCGCGGCAGAATCTCTTTTTATTCACCGAACAACTTTTATCAGACGTCTGGAACGAATTGAAAAGCTATCTGGATTAAATCTGGCAGATCCCAGAACAATTTTTTGGATCGGTTTATCCTTATTTATTCTTGAAGAAAAAACTTGA
- a CDS encoding TrkA C-terminal domain-containing protein, whose translation MSFNFSLISFFLLIIAYLVIVEIFTVLFRLTGLREDKARFQAISCMTNSGYTTKESELVMNSTIRKNLATIMMLFGYIFAVSGVSLLVNLFIRAGETQFNWHSILYSLLFLLIIIAITRSKWLIRHFDRLVEYLAQRKDDGIFCNNIRILEMVHDKLIAEVMITQLPTELAGKNLEESNFRDTYILNVLLIKRGNQIIDHVTSSDQLKKGDRVLIYGSKKHILKLFKANIEEDSI comes from the coding sequence ATGAGTTTTAATTTTTCGCTGATCAGTTTTTTTCTTCTGATTATTGCCTACCTGGTCATTGTAGAGATTTTCACTGTTTTATTTCGTCTTACCGGCCTTCGCGAAGACAAAGCCCGCTTTCAGGCCATCTCCTGTATGACTAACAGCGGTTATACAACAAAAGAAAGCGAACTCGTTATGAACTCCACAATCCGTAAAAATCTGGCGACCATCATGATGCTCTTTGGTTATATCTTTGCCGTTTCGGGAGTGTCTCTATTGGTTAACCTTTTTATTCGGGCTGGTGAAACCCAATTTAATTGGCATTCAATTCTTTACTCGCTGTTATTTTTACTTATTATTATCGCCATCACCCGTTCCAAGTGGCTGATCCGGCATTTTGACAGATTGGTCGAATATCTGGCTCAAAGAAAAGACGACGGAATCTTTTGCAATAATATCCGAATTCTAGAAATGGTTCATGACAAACTCATAGCTGAAGTGATGATCACCCAGCTGCCAACTGAACTGGCTGGTAAGAATCTAGAAGAATCCAATTTTCGTGATACCTATATTCTTAATGTACTTTTGATAAAACGGGGAAATCAAATCATTGATCATGTCACTTCTTCAGACCAACTGAAAAAAGGTGATCGGGTCCTGATCTACGGATCTAAAAAACATATTTTAAAACTTTTTAAAGCGAATATAGAGGAAGATAGTATTTAA
- a CDS encoding carbohydrate-binding domain-containing protein: MKRKKLIIPLLITTMLVMAGCSSSQESTAQEPAQTDSQTQVTTTSIFTSSSVEIDTEFTDRDLDPTYDENTAVSVTLNGSSISVSGNGATADGSTLTIGSEGVYILSGTLNDGQIIIDAADTDKIQIVLNGVDISSSSFAPIYVKSADKVFITLSENTENTLTDGSSYTQIDDNNVDGVIFSKADLTINGTGSLTINSNYKNGIVSKDDLVITGGNFQITTVNNALSGKDAVKIADGTFSISAPNGKGIKSQNEDDDTKGYVYIAGGNVDISSSYEGIEAVAIVIADGNINIVSSDDGLNGATENSGNSGNPGGEMGADSNVYISISGGTLNINASGDGIDSNGSLYISGGTVYVSGPTNSGNGALDYNGTADISGGTVVIAGSTGMAQSFSESSTQYSLLYNFASSTTGEIKLTDSSGNVLASFTPDKTYQSVVISTPELSDGQTYTLSAGSQSAEITLSGIVTSNGQTGMGGGMGGGGKGGDRGGDMPSDGGNMPTDGGTMPTDGTTRATPNDDNSTQAESYQEQV, translated from the coding sequence ATGAAAAGAAAAAAACTGATTATCCCGTTACTCATCACAACAATGTTGGTAATGGCCGGATGCAGCTCGTCACAGGAGAGTACTGCACAAGAACCTGCTCAAACAGATAGTCAAACCCAGGTCACTACCACATCAATATTTACCAGCTCTTCGGTCGAAATCGATACCGAGTTTACTGACCGGGATCTTGATCCCACTTATGATGAAAACACCGCTGTTTCAGTTACTTTAAACGGTAGCTCCATCAGCGTTAGTGGAAACGGCGCAACCGCAGACGGTTCTACTTTAACCATCGGCTCTGAAGGAGTTTATATCCTGTCTGGAACACTTAACGATGGACAAATTATTATTGATGCAGCTGATACCGACAAAATTCAAATTGTTCTAAATGGAGTTGATATCAGCAGTTCATCATTTGCACCAATTTATGTCAAAAGTGCTGATAAAGTCTTTATTACCTTAAGTGAAAATACCGAAAACACCCTAACTGACGGCAGCTCCTATACGCAGATTGACGATAATAATGTAGATGGTGTAATCTTTAGTAAAGCAGATCTGACTATTAACGGAACTGGCTCACTAACCATCAACTCCAATTACAAAAATGGTATTGTCTCAAAAGATGATCTGGTGATCACAGGTGGAAATTTTCAGATTACGACTGTCAATAATGCACTGAGTGGAAAAGACGCTGTAAAAATTGCTGATGGTACATTTTCTATCAGTGCCCCGAACGGAAAAGGCATTAAGTCACAAAATGAAGACGATGATACTAAAGGCTATGTCTATATAGCTGGTGGTAACGTTGATATAAGCAGCAGCTATGAAGGAATCGAAGCAGTCGCTATTGTGATTGCTGACGGTAACATTAATATAGTATCTTCCGATGATGGTTTAAACGGTGCAACTGAGAATAGTGGCAACAGCGGGAACCCTGGCGGAGAAATGGGTGCTGACAGCAACGTCTATATTTCCATTTCTGGTGGAACACTTAATATCAATGCTTCAGGTGATGGAATTGATAGTAACGGCTCACTATATATTTCCGGTGGTACTGTTTATGTCAGTGGCCCGACTAATAGCGGCAATGGTGCCCTTGATTATAACGGCACAGCTGATATTTCCGGCGGAACTGTTGTTATTGCCGGCAGCACTGGTATGGCTCAAAGTTTTTCAGAATCGTCAACTCAGTATTCACTACTCTATAATTTTGCTTCAAGTACCACGGGAGAAATCAAACTGACTGATTCTAGCGGAAATGTGCTTGCTTCATTTACGCCTGATAAAACCTATCAGTCTGTAGTAATCAGCACCCCTGAACTTTCTGATGGTCAAACCTATACACTGTCCGCCGGCAGCCAATCTGCTGAAATCACTTTAAGCGGAATTGTAACCAGTAATGGTCAGACCGGTATGGGTGGCGGTATGGGTGGCGGTGGCAAAGGCGGAGACCGCGGTGGCGATATGCCTTCTGATGGAGGAAATATGCCTACTGACGGTGGCACTATGCCTACAGATGGCACAACTCGAGCAACCCCTAATGACGATAACAGTACTCAAGCCGAATCCTACCAGGAACAGGTATAA
- a CDS encoding fructose bisphosphate aldolase → MDLIKLARMENDNGFIAALDQSGGSTPKALASYGIPKDSYDNDEEMFQLVHEMRTRIIESPAFTKERILAAILFEKTMDMEIDGILSADYLWDKKGILPILKVDKGLMDLENGVQLMKPIPGLDELLVRAKDRHIFGTKMRSVIKENNEAGIKAIVAQQFELGLKIYAAGFIPILEPEVDINASDKVEIEASLKKEILEQLDKLDKDIKLMFKLTIPEIDNFYGEIIASPNVLRVVALSGGYSRELANEKLAKNPKLIASFSRALTEGLSKSLSDEEFNAILDKSIQSIYNASIK, encoded by the coding sequence ATGGATTTAATAAAATTGGCACGGATGGAGAATGACAATGGTTTTATAGCAGCATTGGATCAAAGTGGTGGGTCAACCCCAAAAGCACTTGCCAGTTACGGAATTCCAAAAGATTCTTACGATAATGATGAAGAAATGTTTCAACTAGTTCACGAAATGCGTACAAGAATAATTGAAAGTCCGGCATTTACAAAAGAACGGATTCTTGCCGCCATTCTTTTTGAAAAAACGATGGATATGGAAATTGATGGTATTTTAAGTGCCGATTATCTTTGGGATAAAAAAGGCATCCTGCCCATCCTGAAAGTTGATAAAGGATTGATGGATCTGGAAAATGGTGTTCAATTGATGAAGCCTATTCCAGGGCTCGATGAATTACTGGTTCGGGCCAAAGACCGTCATATTTTTGGGACTAAAATGCGTTCAGTTATAAAAGAAAATAACGAAGCAGGAATAAAAGCGATTGTAGCTCAGCAATTTGAGTTAGGTCTTAAAATTTACGCAGCTGGATTTATTCCAATTTTAGAGCCTGAAGTAGATATCAATGCTTCTGATAAAGTTGAGATTGAAGCAAGTCTTAAAAAAGAAATACTTGAACAGTTAGATAAATTGGACAAAGACATTAAACTGATGTTTAAATTGACGATTCCGGAAATTGATAATTTCTACGGAGAAATTATTGCAAGTCCTAATGTATTACGGGTGGTAGCGCTTTCTGGTGGGTATTCGAGGGAATTGGCAAATGAAAAGCTGGCTAAAAACCCGAAATTGATCGCCAGTTTCTCAAGAGCTTTAACTGAAGGTTTAAGTAAAAGTCTAAGTGATGAGGAATTTAATGCTATTCTTGATAAATCAATTCAGTCTATCTATAATGCATCAATAAAGTAG
- a CDS encoding DUF2089 domain-containing protein, translating into MKYKAPGKCPVCGEKLSITRLNCPKCSTTIEGHFHPCEFCRLPDEDLNFIKIFIKCRGNIKDVEKELGISYPTVRGKLDNVIKALGFDSPSKENIKEDEDKKTARNEILNQLAEGEISAAEATKRINSL; encoded by the coding sequence ATGAAATACAAAGCCCCAGGAAAATGTCCCGTCTGTGGTGAAAAACTCTCGATCACGAGACTTAACTGCCCAAAATGCTCGACAACAATTGAAGGACACTTCCACCCCTGTGAATTCTGTCGTCTTCCTGATGAAGATCTAAACTTTATAAAAATATTTATAAAATGTCGGGGAAACATAAAAGATGTGGAAAAAGAATTGGGAATTTCTTATCCCACGGTACGCGGAAAACTCGACAATGTAATAAAAGCGTTGGGCTTTGATAGTCCTTCTAAAGAAAACATCAAAGAAGACGAAGACAAAAAAACTGCCCGTAACGAAATTCTTAATCAACTTGCAGAAGGTGAAATTTCTGCAGCCGAAGCCACCAAACGTATTAATAGTTTATAA
- a CDS encoding phage holin family protein: MKRLFTQFFIILLALFIMSLLIDSIKIETGLGLLVMSLTILLVSLILKPILLIISLPLNLLTVGLFSLVVNALLISIADSLVPGVDMGSFINALPTGFMIAILNHLVLKRSYS; the protein is encoded by the coding sequence ATGAAAAGACTATTTACACAATTTTTTATTATTTTATTGGCCCTCTTTATTATGTCTTTATTGATTGATTCAATTAAGATTGAAACAGGACTGGGTCTTCTGGTCATGAGTCTGACAATTTTACTGGTTAGTCTGATTTTAAAACCCATTTTACTGATTATTTCCCTGCCGCTTAATCTATTGACCGTAGGCTTATTCAGCCTGGTCGTCAATGCCCTACTGATTTCCATTGCCGATTCTTTAGTGCCTGGGGTCGATATGGGTAGCTTTATAAACGCGCTGCCGACAGGCTTTATGATAGCGATTCTAAACCATCTAGTGCTTAAAAGAAGTTATTCATAG
- a CDS encoding serine hydrolase gives MDLPIQIDEKELFSENYYLKRYFQYAFKNNFRQNVYDFTHFPTKEILPAADAYRFVEDKKPELFKSIRYHNKGSLIESEFIPFMESSDTTAFIVIKDDKLIFEEYFNGHSRESLSRVFSITKSFTSALIGIAIDQGLIKSVDDPIKKYLPEIKDEKTGSLTIRNLLLMQSGITFKEGVEPWTDDVKQYFSTDIKKRVLNLKTSDPVGEYFHYNDYYLQFLTMILERVSNKKAGVLLQEKIWTELGMEYPALMVVDSQKCNFEKMESGLCATAIDLAKFGRLYLNDGLWNDKSILSDRWIKESVVSDSIKAKSYYKYYQDKPWGRWFDTGKGYYKYLWWGYRADEETDDYFAMGILGQFIYISPRKKTIVVRLGKQWGISGWWPTIIKELIDGI, from the coding sequence TTGGATTTACCAATACAAATAGATGAAAAGGAACTTTTTTCTGAGAACTATTACTTAAAAAGATATTTTCAGTATGCCTTTAAAAACAATTTTCGTCAAAATGTTTATGATTTTACTCATTTCCCGACAAAAGAGATTTTACCGGCTGCTGATGCTTATCGCTTTGTTGAAGATAAAAAACCGGAGTTATTTAAAAGCATTCGCTATCATAATAAGGGAAGCCTCATTGAGTCAGAATTTATTCCATTCATGGAGTCTTCTGATACTACAGCTTTTATTGTGATCAAAGACGATAAATTAATCTTTGAAGAATATTTTAATGGTCATAGCAGGGAATCCTTGAGCAGAGTTTTTTCAATCACAAAGTCATTCACCTCAGCATTGATTGGAATAGCCATTGATCAAGGGCTGATTAAAAGTGTTGATGATCCGATAAAAAAATATTTACCGGAAATTAAAGATGAAAAAACTGGGAGCCTGACAATCAGAAACCTTTTGTTAATGCAGTCTGGAATCACCTTTAAGGAAGGGGTTGAGCCTTGGACTGATGATGTTAAACAGTATTTTTCGACTGATATCAAAAAGCGGGTACTCAATTTAAAGACAAGCGATCCGGTGGGTGAATATTTTCACTATAATGATTATTATCTGCAGTTTCTAACCATGATCCTGGAGCGGGTCAGTAATAAAAAGGCTGGTGTTTTATTGCAGGAGAAAATATGGACCGAGTTGGGAATGGAGTATCCCGCACTTATGGTTGTAGATTCTCAAAAATGTAATTTTGAAAAAATGGAAAGTGGGCTCTGTGCGACAGCTATTGACCTGGCAAAGTTCGGACGATTGTATTTAAATGATGGTCTCTGGAATGATAAATCGATCCTTTCCGATCGTTGGATAAAAGAATCAGTTGTGAGTGATAGTATTAAGGCCAAATCCTATTACAAATATTATCAAGATAAGCCGTGGGGACGCTGGTTTGATACTGGAAAAGGTTATTATAAATATTTGTGGTGGGGCTACAGAGCTGATGAAGAAACTGATGACTATTTTGCAATGGGGATTTTAGGTCAGTTTATCTATATCAGCCCCCGAAAAAAGACTATTGTTGTGAGATTGGGGAAACAATGGGGGATATCTGGCTGGTGGCCGACAATTATTAAGGAACTGATTGATGGAATATAA